The DNA sequence TCCTGCTCGCCGACTGGGGCACCGCGAAGTTCCGGGAGGTGCTCGAGACCGAGTACCTCGACGCCCCGCTCCCCGATGGGCCCGCTCCCGCGGCACCCAAGACCGTGGGAGACCACGTGGGCGTCCACCGCCAGAAGGACGGCCGCTACTTCATCGGCGTCACGCCGTTCGTCGGCCGTGTCTCGGGGAGCACCCTCGCCGCGCTCGCCGACCTGCTCGAGCGCCACGGCTCCTCCCGGCTGCGCACCACGCCGCACCAGAAGATCCTCGCGCTCGACATCCCGGAGGAGGAGGTCGAGCAGGTCGTCGCCGAGCTCGACGCCCTCGGGCTGTCGGCGCGGCCGAGCGTGTTCCGCCGCGGCACCATCGCCTGCACCGGCATCGAATTCTGCAAGCTCGCGATCGTCGAGACGAAGGTGACCGCGACGACGGCTGTCCGGGAGCTGGAGAAGCGACTGGAGGGACTGGACCTGCCGGCTCCGCTGAGCCTCCACGTCAACGGCTGCCCGAACTCGTGCGCCCGGATCCAGACGGCCGACATCGGGCTGAAGGGCCAGCTCCTCCCGGACGGGAACGGCGGCCAGGTGCCAGGGTTCCAGGTCCACCTCGGCGGCGGCCTCGCCTCCCGCAACCGCGACGAGGCGGGACTCGGCCGCACCGTCCGCGGCCTCAAGGTCTCCGCCGACGGCATCGCCGACTACGTCGAGCGCATCGTGACCCGCTATCTCGCCGACAAGGCGGAGGACGAGACCTTCGCCCAGTGGGCGCACCGAGCAGATGAGGAGGCGCTGGCATGACCGCCACGAACCTGGGCAGCACGACCGTCCGCCCCGACGGGCTGCGCCCGGCCGACGAGCTGCGCGACATCGCCCGCCGCGGCGCGCGCGAGCTCGAGAGGGCGACCGCGGAGGAGATCGTCGCCTGGGTCGCCGATGAGTTCGCGGTCGAGCGGACAGCGGTGGCGTGCTCGATGGCCGACGCGGTCCTCCCGCACCTGGTCTCCACGGCCTTGCCGGGCGTCGACGTGCTCTTCCTCGACACCGGTTACCACTTCGTAGAGACGTACGCGACGCGCGACGAGGTCGCCCGTTCCCTCGACGTGACGGTCGTCGACGTGCTGCCCCGGCAGACCGTCGCCGAACAGGATGCCGAGTTCGGCGCGGAGCTCTTCGCGCGCGACCCCAACCTCTGCTGCGCCCGTCGCAAGGTCGAGCCGTTGCAGCGCGCGCTCGCGGGCTACGAGCTGTGGTTCACAGGCGTTCGCCGGGAGGAGGCGCCCACGCGCGCCGAGACTCCCGTCATCGCCTGGGACGAGAAGAACGGCCTCGTGAAGGTCAACCCGCTCGCCGCCTGGACGTTCGACGAGTTGCTCGACTACGCGACCGCCAAGGCCGTCCCCCTGAACCTCCTCCTGTCGAACGGGTACCCCTCGATCGGCTGCGAGCCGTGCACGAAGCCGGTCGCGCCGGGCGAGGACCCGCGATCCGGCCGGTGGGCCGGGCTCGCCAAGACGGAATGCGGGCTCCACCTGTGAGCGCCGCGACGACCGGGACACTGACCCTGATCGATCAGCTCGAGAGCGAGTCGATCCACATCATCCGCGAGGTGGTCGCCGAGTTCGAGCGGCCGGTCCTCCTCTTCTCCGGCGGCAAGGACTCCGTCGTCGTGCTCCACCTCGCCGCGAAGGCGTTCTGGCCGGCGCGCATCCCGTTCTCGCTCCTCCACGTCGACACGGGCCATAACTTCCCGGAGGTGCTCGCCTTCCGCGACGCGACCGCCGAGCGTTTCGGCATCCCGCTCGCGGTCGCCAGCGTTCAGGACTACATCGACGACGGGCGTCTGACCGAGCGTGCGGACGGCACTCGCAACCCGTTGCAGACCGTCCCGCTCCTCGACGCGATCGAAGCGGGTCGTCACGACGCGGTCTTCGGCGGCGCGCGCCGCGACGAGGACAAGGCCCGCGCGAAGGAACGCATCCTCTCCCTGCGCGACGGCTTCGGACAGTGGGACCCGCGCAACCAGCGCCCCGAGCTGTGGAGCCTCTACAACGGGAGGCACACCCCGGGCCAGCACGTCCGCGCCTTCCCGATCAGCAACTGGACCGAACTCGACGTCTGGCGCTACATCGAGCGCGAGGGCATCGAGCTGCCGCCGCTGTACTACGCCCACGAGCGCGACGTCTATGCCCGCGATGGTATGTGGCGCGCCGTGACCCCGGTCTCGCTGCCCGACGAGGCCGAGACCGTCGAGCGGCGGCTCGTGCGCTACCGCACCGTCGGCGACATGAGCTGCACCGGCGCGGTCGAGTCGGACGCTGTCGACGTCGCCGCCGTGGTGCGCGAGGTCGCCGCCTCCACCCTCAGCGAACGCGGCGCAACCCGTGCCGACGACCGCATCTCGGAGGCCGCCATGGAAGACCGGAAACGACAGGGATACTTCTGATGACACTCCAGCTCGACGACGTCCTGCGTCCGTCCGCCCCCGCCGCGACGCGCGGAACGCTCTTCCGGTTCGCCACGGCCGGCTCCGTCGACGATGGCAAGTCGACGCTGGTCGGCCGGCTGCTGCACGACTCGAAGGCGATCCTCGCCGACCACCTCGCCGCCGTGGAGCGCACCTCCCGTGAGCGCGGCTTCGGCGGTGAGCGCGGCGGTCTCGACCTGGCGCTCCTGACCGACGGGCTCCGTGCGGAGCGCGAGCAGGGCATCACGATCGATGTCGCGTACCGCTACTTCGCCACCGATGCCCGGTCGTTCATCCTCGCCGACTGCCCGGGCCACGTGCAGTACACGCGCAACATGGTCACGGGCGCGACCACCGCCGACGCAGTCGTGCTGCTCGTCGACGCCCGCAACGGCGTCCTGGAGCAGACCCGGCGTCACCTCGCGGTGATCAGCCTGCTCCGGGTGCCGCACGTCATCGTCGCGATCAACAAGGTCGACCTCATCGGCTTCGACGAGGCCCGGGTGAGCCAGGTCGCGGCGGAGCTGGCCGAGGTGGCCCTCGGTCTCGGCATCGGCGACCTGCACGTCATCCCGGTCTGCGCCGTAGACGGCGACAACGTGGCTGCGCGGTCCGAGCGCACGCCCTGGTACACCGGGCCGGCTCTTCTGGAACTGCTCGAGTCCCTCCCGACCGGCGATCAGGCCGAAGCCGTCACGGAGGAGCTGCGCCTCCCCGTCCAGCTGGTCCTCCGGCCGCAGGGCGCCCTGGCACCCGGCCTCGACGCCGACGAGTATCGCGACTACCGCTCGGCCGCGGGCCGTATCGCCTCCGGCACGATCGCCGTCGGCGACCGCGTGAGCGTCCACCCGGGAGGCGCGACCAGCGTCGTGACGCGCATCGACGTCGCGGGCCGGAGCGTCGCCTCGGCGGTCGCGCCCCAGTCCGTGGCGGTGAGCCTCGCTGACGGCCTCGACCTGGCCCGCGGCGCCCTCATCGGCGCGCCGGGGACCCTCCCGGAGCCGCGCTCCGCGATCACCGCCGAGGTCTTCTGGCTCGACGCTGCGGGCATCGCCGTGGGCGCACGCCTTCTGCTCAAGTGGGGGACCGCGACCGTCCAGGCGCGCCTGACCGGCATCGCCGGCCGGCGCGACCTCACCACGCTGGAGGTGGTGCCCGCCGACGCCCTCGAGGTGAACGACATCGGCCACGTCTCCCTCCAGCTCGCCGAGGCCCTCCCGGTCGAGCCGTACGCCGTCAACCGGCAGACCGGCGCGTTCCTCCTCATCGACCCCCAGTCCGGCGCGACCCTCGCGGCCGGGATCGTCTCCGTCTGAAAGGCCCGTCCGTGACCTCTCTGCACCCTCCCTCCCGCCGTTCCCTCCGCGCAGCCGCCGCGCTGCTCGTCGCCGCCTCGCTCGGGGCCCTGACCGGCTGCGCCGGAGCGTCGGCCGCGTCCAGCACCGCGTCCGGCACCGCGACCTCCACCCTGGCAGCCACGATCCGCGTCGGCTACTTCGACAACGTGACGCACGCTCCTGCGCTGGTCGGCCTGCGCGACGGCCTGCTCGAGAAGGCGCTCGGCCGCACCGAGCTCAAGACCTCTCAGTTCAACGCCGGCCCGGCCGAGATCGAGGCCCTCAGCGCGGGCGCCATCGACGCGGCCTACATCGGCCCGAGCCCCGCCATCAACTCCTACCTGAAGAGCGCGGGCCAGTCGCTGAAGATCGTCTCGGGCGTCGCCACCGGCGGCGCCGCGCTCGTGGTGAAGCCGAGCATCACCTCGGTCGCCCAGCTCAAGGGCACCACGATCGCGACGCCGCAGCTCGGCAACACGCAGGACGTCGCCTTCCGCTACTGGCTGACGCAGAAGGGCCTCCACACCTCCCTGACCGGAGGCGGGGACCTCACGATCGCTCCGACCGACAACGCCCAGGCGCTGACGCTGTTCCAGGCCGGCAAGCTGGACGGCGCCTGGGTGCCGGAGCCGTGGGTCTCCCGCTTCGTCCTCGACGGCAAGGCCTCCGTGCTCGTCGACGAGGCCAAGCTGTGGCCCGGCGGTCGCTTCCCGACCACGGTGCTCGCCGTCTCCAGCAGCTTCCTCAAGGCGCACCCCGAGACGGTCAAGGCGCTCGTGAAGGGCAACGCCGATGCCATCGCCGCGCTGCAGAAGCCCTCGGCCGCCGCCTCCATCAACGCCCAGCTCAAGGCCGACACCGGCAAGGCGCTGCCCGACGCCGTGGTCGCCCGCTCGCTCGAGCACGTCTCGTTCTCGGTCGACCCCGACGCCTCCGCCTTCCCGGCGCTGCTCAGCCACGCAAGCGCGGTCGGCCTCGGCACGAAGGGCTCGCTGAAGGGACTCTTCGACCTGTCCGCGCTCAACGCGCTCCGGAAGGCGGCGGCCAAGCCGGCCGTCTCCGCGGGCGGACTCGGGTGAGCCCGGTGGGCGGGACCAGCAGGCCGGCCGTGACGCTGGAGGCGGTGAGCAAGCGCTTCGGCGCCGACGCGCCCCTCGTGCTCGACGGCATCGACCTCCAGATCGCCGACGGGGAGTTCGTCTGCCTGCTCGGCGCGTCCGGGTGCGGTAAGTCCACGGCGCTGAACCTCATCGCCGGCCTCGAGGAGCCCACGGCCGGACGGATCGACGTCCCGAGCGGGCCGGTCGCGATGATGTTCCAGGACGCCGCATTGCTGCCCTGGCTCACCGCCCGCCGCAACGTCGACCTCGCCCTCGAGCTGGGCGGCGAGCCGCGCGACGCCCGGCGCGCCCGCGTCGACGAGCTCCTCGCGCTCGTCTCGCTGTCGCACGCCGCCGACCGCCGCCCGCACGAGCTCTCCGGCGGGATGCGGCAGCGGGTGGCGCTCGCCCGCGCTCTCGCCCAGGACAGGCACGTCCTTCTCATGGACGAGCCCTTCGCCGCGGTCGACGCCATCACGCGCGACCTGCTCCACGTCGAGCTCGAGCGGATCTGGCGGCAGACCGGGAGGACGATCGTGTTCGTCACCCACAACGTCCGCGAGGCGCTGCGCCTCGGCCAGCGGATCGTGCTGCTCACCTCCCGGCCCGGCCGCGTCGCCGCCGAATGGGCCGTGCCCGCCGACGTGCGCGCCGGGCAGGACCCCGTCGAGATCGCGCGGCTCGACGACGAGATCACCCATCGACTCCGAGAGGAGCTGGTCCGCAATGCCGCCTGAAGCCGCCGTCACCGCGCCGCCTTACGTCGCGCCCGACCTGCACGCCCTGGAGGCGGGGCTCGACTCGCTGCAGACCGCCGGCCCGGCGTCGCCCCGCCGCGGCCGCCGCCTCCTCAGAGCAGCCGTGCCGACGACGCTGTTCGTGCTCGTCGCGATCGCAGTGTGGCAGCTCTGGGTCTCGATCGCCCACCCGCGACCGGATCTCTTCCCGGGGCCGGCCGACGTCGTGGGTGCACTCGGCGCCGCTGCGACGTCCGGCCGCCTCGCGGAGGCGATCGGAACGAGCCTCGGCCGCGGCGGGTTCGGCTTCGCCCTGGCCGTCGTGATCGCGACCCCGCTCGGCCTCCTGCTCGCCGAGGTGCGGTGGCTGCGCCGTGCGGTCGGCCCGATCCTCTCGGGCCTCCAGGTGCTGCCGTCCGTCGCCTGGGTGCCCGCGGCGATCCTCTGGTTCGGGCTCACCGACGCCGCCGTGTACTTCGTCGTGCTGCTCGGGGCCGTTCCGTCGATCGTCAACGGGCTGCTCACCGGCATCGACCACGTGCCGCCGCAGCTGCGTCGCGTCGGGGTCGTGCTCGGCGCCTCCCGTCGGCAGCTGCAGACCCGCGTGCTGTTCCCCGCCGCGCTGCCCGGCTACGTCGCGGGCCTCCGTCAGGGCTGGGCGTTCGCGTGGCGCTCCCTCATGGCGGCCGAGATCATCGCCGGCTCGCTCGGCTTCGGTCTCGGGTCGATGCTCGAGCAGAGCCGGGAGCTCGCCGATCTGCCCAGCGTGCTCGCGACGATCCTCACCATCCTCGTCGTCGGCATCGTGATCGAGCTAGCCGTTTTCGCGCCGGTCGAGCGCAGCCTCCTGCGGCGCCGCGGCCTCATGGGGACGACCCGATGAGCGCGCGCGAGAACGGGTCCGTCGGGTCCGTCGCCCTGATCGGCGGCGGTCCGGGCCACCCCGACCTCATCACGGTCCGCGGTCGCCAGCTGCTCACCGCCGCCGACGTGGTCGTCGCCGACCGGCTGGGGCCTCGCGCCCTGCTCGACGACCTCGGTCCCGATGTCGAGATCATCGACGTCGGCAAGCAGCCCGGCCACCACCCCGTGCCGCAGTCGCGGATCAACGAGATACTCGTCGAGCACGCCCTCGCGGGCAAGCGCGTCGCCCGGCTGAAGGGCGGCGACCCGTTCGTCTTCGGGCGCGGCGGGGAGGAGGCGGAGCACTGCCGTGCCGCCGGCGTCCCGGTGGAGGTGGTGCCCGGGGTGACGAGCGCCATCTCCGTCCCCGCCGTGGCCGGCATCCCGCTGACCCACCGCGGCGTGGCCGCCGGCTTCACGGTGCTCTCCGCCCACACCGATATCGACGAGGTGCCGGGCGGCCCCGAGCACACGGTCGTCCTCCTCATGGGCGTCTCCGGACTCGCGGCGACGGCCGCCACCCTCGCATCGGGCCGCCGCGGCACCGACTGCCCCGTGGCGATCGTCGAGGACGGCTACGGCGACGGCCAGCGCATCACTGTGGGAACCCTCGGCACCATCGCAGCTGACGCGGCGCTTCGCGGCGTACGCTCGCCCGCGGTGATCGTCATCGGCGATGTCGTCCGTCTCGCCGACCCCGACCTCGTCGACGCACCCCTCACGCACCAGCGAACCCAGACGCACCAGCACAGGCTCACGCACCACCACAGAGAGGCACAGCAATGACCCGACCGTTCCGAGT is a window from the Leifsonia sp. AG29 genome containing:
- a CDS encoding sulfate adenylyltransferase subunit 1, with translation MTLQLDDVLRPSAPAATRGTLFRFATAGSVDDGKSTLVGRLLHDSKAILADHLAAVERTSRERGFGGERGGLDLALLTDGLRAEREQGITIDVAYRYFATDARSFILADCPGHVQYTRNMVTGATTADAVVLLVDARNGVLEQTRRHLAVISLLRVPHVIVAINKVDLIGFDEARVSQVAAELAEVALGLGIGDLHVIPVCAVDGDNVAARSERTPWYTGPALLELLESLPTGDQAEAVTEELRLPVQLVLRPQGALAPGLDADEYRDYRSAAGRIASGTIAVGDRVSVHPGGATSVVTRIDVAGRSVASAVAPQSVAVSLADGLDLARGALIGAPGTLPEPRSAITAEVFWLDAAGIAVGARLLLKWGTATVQARLTGIAGRRDLTTLEVVPADALEVNDIGHVSLQLAEALPVEPYAVNRQTGAFLLIDPQSGATLAAGIVSV
- a CDS encoding ABC transporter permease, whose translation is MPPEAAVTAPPYVAPDLHALEAGLDSLQTAGPASPRRGRRLLRAAVPTTLFVLVAIAVWQLWVSIAHPRPDLFPGPADVVGALGAAATSGRLAEAIGTSLGRGGFGFALAVVIATPLGLLLAEVRWLRRAVGPILSGLQVLPSVAWVPAAILWFGLTDAAVYFVVLLGAVPSIVNGLLTGIDHVPPQLRRVGVVLGASRRQLQTRVLFPAALPGYVAGLRQGWAFAWRSLMAAEIIAGSLGFGLGSMLEQSRELADLPSVLATILTILVVGIVIELAVFAPVERSLLRRRGLMGTTR
- a CDS encoding ABC transporter substrate-binding protein; this encodes MTSLHPPSRRSLRAAAALLVAASLGALTGCAGASAASSTASGTATSTLAATIRVGYFDNVTHAPALVGLRDGLLEKALGRTELKTSQFNAGPAEIEALSAGAIDAAYIGPSPAINSYLKSAGQSLKIVSGVATGGAALVVKPSITSVAQLKGTTIATPQLGNTQDVAFRYWLTQKGLHTSLTGGGDLTIAPTDNAQALTLFQAGKLDGAWVPEPWVSRFVLDGKASVLVDEAKLWPGGRFPTTVLAVSSSFLKAHPETVKALVKGNADAIAALQKPSAAASINAQLKADTGKALPDAVVARSLEHVSFSVDPDASAFPALLSHASAVGLGTKGSLKGLFDLSALNALRKAAAKPAVSAGGLG
- the cysD gene encoding sulfate adenylyltransferase subunit CysD is translated as MRAPPVSAATTGTLTLIDQLESESIHIIREVVAEFERPVLLFSGGKDSVVVLHLAAKAFWPARIPFSLLHVDTGHNFPEVLAFRDATAERFGIPLAVASVQDYIDDGRLTERADGTRNPLQTVPLLDAIEAGRHDAVFGGARRDEDKARAKERILSLRDGFGQWDPRNQRPELWSLYNGRHTPGQHVRAFPISNWTELDVWRYIEREGIELPPLYYAHERDVYARDGMWRAVTPVSLPDEAETVERRLVRYRTVGDMSCTGAVESDAVDVAAVVREVAASTLSERGATRADDRISEAAMEDRKRQGYF
- a CDS encoding phosphoadenylyl-sulfate reductase, yielding MTATNLGSTTVRPDGLRPADELRDIARRGARELERATAEEIVAWVADEFAVERTAVACSMADAVLPHLVSTALPGVDVLFLDTGYHFVETYATRDEVARSLDVTVVDVLPRQTVAEQDAEFGAELFARDPNLCCARRKVEPLQRALAGYELWFTGVRREEAPTRAETPVIAWDEKNGLVKVNPLAAWTFDELLDYATAKAVPLNLLLSNGYPSIGCEPCTKPVAPGEDPRSGRWAGLAKTECGLHL
- the cobA gene encoding uroporphyrinogen-III C-methyltransferase, whose amino-acid sequence is MSARENGSVGSVALIGGGPGHPDLITVRGRQLLTAADVVVADRLGPRALLDDLGPDVEIIDVGKQPGHHPVPQSRINEILVEHALAGKRVARLKGGDPFVFGRGGEEAEHCRAAGVPVEVVPGVTSAISVPAVAGIPLTHRGVAAGFTVLSAHTDIDEVPGGPEHTVVLLMGVSGLAATAATLASGRRGTDCPVAIVEDGYGDGQRITVGTLGTIAADAALRGVRSPAVIVIGDVVRLADPDLVDAPLTHQRTQTHQHRLTHHHREAQQ
- a CDS encoding ABC transporter ATP-binding protein; translation: MSKRFGADAPLVLDGIDLQIADGEFVCLLGASGCGKSTALNLIAGLEEPTAGRIDVPSGPVAMMFQDAALLPWLTARRNVDLALELGGEPRDARRARVDELLALVSLSHAADRRPHELSGGMRQRVALARALAQDRHVLLMDEPFAAVDAITRDLLHVELERIWRQTGRTIVFVTHNVREALRLGQRIVLLTSRPGRVAAEWAVPADVRAGQDPVEIARLDDEITHRLREELVRNAA